The DNA segment gctgcctgctagtttagaaatcactggagaaacgtgtatatataagacaacccgaattaaaggagaaatgccgcttttaacaacctggacctcatttctggcataaaatacggttgtttgctcaccaatataactttggtgtcattattagaccatggttcaaatgacgtgttcagttcaaatttaaggtatatttttcttcttctacaaaggtggattagaactttttgtggtacacagcaccaactactggacaggaggaacctagaagtcaatatgactcactgatttcaaaatgcagctctttcaaccagacgtgtggtaccgtgacatgtcaatcatctgtgtccaatcagatttcaagggagtccagtgcaaccctggcctctgctctagctccacccatgccagtatgccaatatttgacatttcctgtttcattgtggactcaaaatttggcacttcctgtttcagtgtgaacttgcctctGAGTTCCCACTAGATTCCATAAGATCtcctctgtcaatccaggaagtgtttggcatttgacatttcctgtttcactgtggactcaaaatttggcactttctgtttggGACTCTCTGTACCACAGAGTGAGCCTCACACTGCTGTGTGACACTTACTCGTAATATTGGTTGTAAGATGGATGGCGATCTTAAAATGGACAGTCAAATTGCAGCAGTGGTGAAATCTGCTTAATCATTTGAGGTGTTTGGCAACAGTGAAACCTTTTCTTTCCAGGAAACATTTTGAGAtggttattcatgcttttgtgtcatctTGTGTGGATTACTACAATTCACTCTATGTGGGAGTAAATCAGTCACTTCTCTCCCATCTGCAGTTGGCCCAGAATACTGCGGCACAGCTTCCGACAGGGGCTCGGAGGAGGGAGCATATGACTCCTGTCCTGGCCGCACTTCACTGGTTGccggttcattttaaaattcttatgtttgtaTTTAAGTCCCTCCGTGGTTTAGCTCCATTGTACCTCTCTGGTCTTCTTCGGCCTTATGTACCTAGTCGgtctctcaggtcagctgaccagctgctcATGCAAGTGCCTAGGTTGAAAAGaaagctcagaggggacagggCTTTTTCTTGTGCTGCTCCCAAAGTGTTAGAGAGGCATCCTCATTGGTcatttttaaagttcatttaaaaACTTGTCTTTTGACACCATTGAGGCTTAATTTGATAATATTTTTAATTGCAtttttgtggtttttatttttattttattgtctttaatttgtattatgtttgtagtgtatagcaccttgtgtcagcactggctgttttaaggtgctttataaatgaagTTGGTATTGTAtgcattgttcactgtttttgcCTAAtaaccctaatttctccaaacatattagtcctatcaaattTTGCAGCATTCACCCCGAtccaaaatacatgagcataccttggcttttaatatatagatgatttactgcaccctgctggaatggcgagtgagtccagaatttaattatcaacgtccattgttcactgttgttacccgatatccctaatttctccaaaaatattagtcctatcaactttgttttcaAAGCATTCATCCTtgttccaaaatacataagcattccaaacggcaaatgtcaactgtccccagtttctccatgatcaaagtcatatgcacgcacacatacatgtacacagagaccacttggcaaTTAATATATAGATTTGTAGTCAGTATTTAGCTTTCTGGACCCCATTGTAGATGTGTGACTTAAGCACACCCAACCAACTTACAACCCCCCCTCAACAAATCTCTgggttgatgtgtgctgacaacaCATTATAATTAATGTAATAATTATGTACCTGACTGTAAAATCCATTAGTTTTTGATTAAACCAGAGTTATATTAGTTTGATTCATGGACAGCACAGTGGTGCAGTTGTTAGCATTCTTGCCTGAGCTTCTACCCAgtttgtgtggactttgcatattCTCCCAGTGTCTGTGTAGTTCTCTTCTGGATATTCAgatttcctcccaccatcaaaacatgTTTGTTACATTCAATGTCACAACAGAGGTTGGTGGCAACACTGGCACAAACATCACTCCAAATAATACGGACCCCATTAGTATTATTACAAATAAATCCAGGAGGGTAGAGCCTTGTGTGCTACTCATGGTCATCAAAATAATGCAGCAATCCACAAAAATTCTGTGCTTCCCAATCCCACCTAatctggcagttgtcatggatgtACAGTTTAATTAATTACAATAtgcaatgtttttttcctccaggTGTGGATCATGCTCAGATGACCTATGATGGACTCCATTGGCATGCCACCGAGACCTGCTTCAGCTGTGTTCAGTGTAAGAGCTCTCTTCTGGGCTGTCCTTTCCTGCCACACCAGGGCCGCATTTACTGCTCCAAAGCATGCAGCCTTGGGGAAGATGTTCATGCCTCCGATTCCTCTGACTCTGCTTTCCAGTCAGCACGCTCAAGAGAGTCTCGTCGCAGTGTGCGCGTGGGCAAGAGTAGCCGTTCTGCTGACCAGTGCCGCCAGTCCCTACTTTTTTCCCCCGCTATTAACTACAAGTTTCCTGGCTTGACTGGAAATGCTGAAGACACCCTAACCAACAAACTAGCACACATGACTTTATCTGATGAGCACTTCTGGAGGGGACGTCCTGATGAGACAGAAGCACCTGAGGACCAAGAGGAGGAATGGGCAGAGCATGAAGACTACATGACTCAGCTACTGCTGAAGTTTGGAGAACACGGATTATTCCAGCAAGCCAGTGATTCGAGACCTACAGACTTCTGGTTGCCTGAAAGGGATGTGAAGGCAAAGCAGGAGCCCTCAAAACTAGTGCCGGAGGCAGTTCTGGAGGAAGGGGGAGCTTGGCAAGTAAGAAATACCAAGCTGACATGTACTGGACGCAGTCCCAAGATGGACTAGGTGACTCAGCCTATGGAAGTCACCCTGGACCTGCAAGCAGCAGAAAGATCCAGGAGCTGGAGCTTGATCACGGTGCTGGAGGAGGCTTCCAGGGAGAGGAACAGCAATGGTACAATGACTCCTTGGAGTGTATCAGTGATGAGTTCAAAAAGACAGAGCAGAGTGTCCGAGACTCCATGGACTCACTGGCTCTTTCCAATATTACTGGTGAGAATGTCATATTTTTTAACATTCATTCAGATTTTATGTAGGAAATAGTCTTGCATGTAATTATTTGACCTTTGAAAAAATTCAAATTGTTCGGTCTTCTTCTCAGGGGCCTCAGTTGATGGTGATGGTAAAGACAGGTCATTGGTATATTCCTTGCAAGGCTACCATGAACTGGAGACGGAGGACTGTGAAAAAACCAGCAATATGGGTACTCTGAACTCTTCAGTGTTACACAGAAGTACAAACTCTCTCAAAAGTCTTGTTTCTGAGCAGGATGGGGAGgtagaggagaatcttccagaggAAGCTGCGGAAGACAAACCCAAACCTCATGTCCCTGCTCTCAGAAGGGCACGTTCACAAACTAGGAATCAGCAAGTGAAATTTTCTGATGACGTGGTGGACAATGGTCATTATGGTCACTCCCAAGTACGTCAGCCCCCTATGAGTGAACGAACTCGAAGGCGAGTGTACCACTTTGACGAGCGCACCCAGGAAATTCACCCTGGTAGTCAccaacaccaccaccatcatcaccacagGAGGCACCATAGTCGCAAATCTCGGTCTGACAATGCGCTTAACCTGCTGCCAAAGGAACGGGCCCATATGGACTACAGGGTGGAACAGAGAAGAAATGGGTCTGGACCCAAGGGGCGTCAAGCCTTTCATGGCCACCACAATCCTGCTTCAATATCTGAATACAACATGCAAAACACAGCCACAGGAAAGTTTTTAAGGCTGTATGGGGATGACGATGACTGGTGCTCCACGTGCTCTTCTTCTTCCTCTGATTCTGATGAGGAAGGCTTCTTCCTGGGTCAGCCCATCCCTCAGCCTAGGCCCCACAGACACTACTATAATGACGACTTGCCAAACCCCGTAGGAGGCATACCCTCTCCTCCTTATGGCCCAAGGACTAAGTCCAGAAAGAAGAAAGGGCATAAGGAGAAAAACTGTATTATTTCATAGATTGCTAATGCAGTTATAATCAGCTTTAGGTTAATTCTCTGCCGCTCACCTCTGCCTCTTATTTCCACTGTGCAAAATGTCACATCACTCTGTTTGAGACTGTTTCACAGCACTCAATTTACAAAGTTGTTTGTGTAAGACACAAGTCCAGTTTTCCCCGCGGCCCAATCCAGGATAAGCAGTTGATAAGCAGTTGTTAATTCTTCATAGATGTATTCTCATGTAGAATTATAAACTGCCAGTAAAGTTACTAAGTATTTCAGTGTTATGGATATTTATGAAACATCACCTAGACTGAGATTATTTAACATTACTGATATGAATGTATATATTGTAGAGTTTAAAACAAAATGGCTATTTTTGTATGTTTGAGTTTACATTCATTGTACTAAAATGGCATCAAGATGAACCTATGAATGGTTGTTAGAGCTATTTTTGTGAGTGTCAGAAATCTAGTAAGAGATGTGCCATGACTGAAGCTCCGTATTTCTTCCTTTTTGCGCAGCGCTAACAGAAACACAGTGTTAAAAGGCCTGGTTGATTGGTGTATTTATGGATCATAATGTACTGCAAGCGTATCATTGTAATCTGTAAAAATGCACAGACTGGAATATACGGCTGAGACAGTTAACAGTTCTAATAAATGTCTACATATATCATCAACCAATTTTGTGGGGGTGTTTTGCACCAGTATATTTTCAGCGTACATATATATAAAAGAATCTTTTGCTTAATTGATGATGTTGACTTTTAtttaccccccaaaaaacaaggtACATGAAAATCTAAAACCAATCAAAATTCAATAAATGAATCTAACATTAAAATTCAACACTGCTCGTATAAAAAAGTTTGCATTAGAGTTAGCACTCATTATGTTCTTGCAAGTATTAAACAAATACACCATTTCCTCCATTTCAAAGATGGAAAAACACAAGATACTGAATGCAGATAATGTGACATATCAATAAAAACCTTGAAaatttataagagaaattgttaaATACACTCAGTATTTCTGATAAAGCTTAAATCATTAGAATCTAAACATAAACAAAGCTTTTGGCACAATGAAATGTTAATGTCACTTTTCAAAATCATATCAACTGCAAATGGTAGCACAAAATAGATTCTAAGCAATTCATAATTTCCTATCTCTGAATCATTTCATTTTTATCCTATTTACCTCAATACTAGAAGTACTTCACACTGTAAAAATATAGCCACAATCATTTAAGatcttaatttttgtttttgaaaagtgAAATTCTGTCATTTTCCCCATTTTACTTAAATCTGAATAAAAGAcagtattttatttaaaaacaaaaatcataacAATTCATAAAAACTGGTAGCATGAGCAAGTAGTTGCTGACCCAAAAAAACACAACTCAAAAAATTGTAATAATCCTACAACGGTCCAGCAAATTtctaacttcagtctgtgtacaatcattcctcaaagtttcagttatcttgctcactttgcataaaagtcatgttctttcaaaattattctccaaatggtatgatttactGATGAAATAGggctccaggcaaaatgtcttttccttggttgacgaagacatgttggggaagacaacTGGAACAATAGTCTGAAGTTtaagacctttgtaggatttattacaatttccatgggttctgttttgttttgttttgtttttttttgagtcaCCCTGTACCTGGAACATTTTTTCCATTCCATTCAATTCTCCAAATTGCCAATACATGAATGTGTTTTGTAACCTGTGGCTCATTTCAAGGCACTGGGCTCTTGTGATAGTAAAACCTGGTCTAGCTCCTTCACAAAGTGCTTAAGGGCATCTAGGCAATGCTGCTTCAGCTCCAGCAAGTTCTCATCGAGTGGAGCCTGTAGCAGATTTTCCAAGCTGGGCTGCTTGGCCACCAACATCTTCACCACTGTGCGGAACGTCTCACAGTCCTGCCTGTAATGCTGCACATTCAACAGAACAATAATCATGTCAATAATTAGTGACATAAAAGCAACAAAAAATTGAGGTAATACAAAGTAAGCAATGCATAATCGGACACATGAAATATAAGTAGTACTGTTAATTCAAATCacttttactgccagttttctttaaagaAATCAGCagatggatacatgagcattttCAAGTtagtgaatatgtcttagaccagTGGTGTTTAaacacattccagaaagggcaaagagggtgcagaggCTAAATTACAAATAATGTTTCACTATTCAAATAATTATGGACCTGTCTGTATGTGGGGGGAAAATAATTTCAAATGGAAGGAAGTGGTGTTTGCCGTATTTTGTTGACTCTAGCCTAGATTTGGAGTTTTCTTGTGTTAAAATCGTTGATCATTCTAAGTTAGTTTTTCCACATACCATGTATGTGAGGTTGGTACGTGGATAAACATCTGCCTTTTCCCTTTTAATCTCCAATTGCAAGCGgtctttaatatgtttttttcttttataaatctaaTGTATCAGTGCTGTTTCAATCATCACAAAACTACCAACTTCTTAAGATCAGTAAAGTTTTCTAAGCATTCCAACATTTATGAAGGTGGAATTTACCACTATTTACGATGTCAATTTTACTTAGCATCAGCATGCAACCATATGTTTGTGGTTAAAGTTAGCATATGCAGTCACACTAACCAGGATGGTGCTACCCATTAGTATCAGTAACACTGACACATGACTGCACTTGCTAACCACATATAGTAAGCAAGGTTATTGCTTATGATTAGTGTCAATTGTGTATAGTGTGACGGCATATCCTAAATGCGGTTAGTCAGTTCTTTAATACGGTTCACCAGTAGTCAAACATGCCATTTCAAAGTAACAATGTCCATCATAAACAGTGGTACACCCCACATCCACCAATACAGTCAATTCAATACTGCATGCATGCAATTTGCATTTGTTGTCAGAACTATGGAATCCATCATGACTGTTGTATTGCAATCTTGCACTCTATTGGTACACATGGTTCACATGcacaaacattttaaaagatGACTGATTTTGTAGGTGATTTATACCTTTGGAGCATTATACCAGTCAAATCTGCATCCTTTTTGTCCATATGCTAATTCTTACTATTTAGCAATATTAATTAGAGGGAAAAATACAAACTGACATCACAAACAAGCAGCTCTGTCTCATGGCTTATATATATCCATGGCACAATGTGAACCTAGTGAACCCATTCCCGGTAAAGAGGTGCATTTAATGAAACAGATGTGTGCGCATGTGTATGCAAGCCTATTCAAGTGGATGTTTGCCAACAACAAAAGAGAGATGAGGTGTCAAAAGTGTGTTAGCAACAGTGCTGCATTCTTTCACACCAGACCGTAACAAGCTTTCACATCCCACTCAGATTTTATTGCCTCCACAAAATGGTTGTTAAGTTCTTCAATAAAGGTCCAGGTGCAAGCTCACAATATCTTTATCACCTGGAGAGAAAAGGCTAcactgcatccggaaagtattcacaacgtttcacttttttttttttgattttcgcaaatttattaaaaataaaaatagaaaaaactaagaaatcacatgtacattaatattcacagcctttgacatgaagctcaaaactgagctcaggtgcatcctgtttccacttatcatccttgagatgtttctacagcttaattggagtccacctggggtaaattcagttgactggccatgatttggaaagtcacacacctgtctacatatagggtTCCACAgctaacagtgcatgtcagagcaattggaattgtctgttgacctctgaAACAGGGTTaaactcaaggcacaaatcttgggaagggtacagaaacatttttgctgctttgaaggttccaatgatcgcagaggcctccatcatctgtaaatggaagaaatttggatCCACGAGGACTCGTTCTAGACCTggttgcccatctaaactgagcgattggggagaagggccttagtcagggaggtgaccgagaacctgatgatcactctgtccgagctccagcattcctctgtggagagagaagaaccttccagaaggacaaccatctctgcagcaatctaccaatcaggcctgtatggtagagtggccagactggtCTGATGAGAgagagattgaactctttggcgtgaatgccaggtgtcatgtttggaggaaatcaggcaccatccctacagtgacgcatggtggtggcagcatcatgttgtggggatgtttttcagcggcaggaactgggagactagtcaggattgagggaaatatgaatggaacaatgtacagagacatcctggatgaaaacctgccccagagCGCTCTTGAAATCAGACTGgggcccagccagagccaagaCCGTAAGACCGTATCTTATAgcgatgtggagattaatcgatacgaattggtatctagatacaaacgtgcgtgaTGTGAGTGTATTGATTAATTCactgtgcatcgattcaattgtcGTCTGAAATCGCGATGCATTGGTCGGTGTGTGCTTGCTTgcttcgattttttttttttccccggaggcacactgaatgcaccatcactgacggaagcctgaaagcacaATTCTACCGCAACAGATCTATTTTAAAATGAAGACCCGCAAGAACAGCAGCAAGCAGTTGGAAGATGTTTCtgacgcacctaaaacatttaaatcagctgtTTGGAGctattttggctttttttaaagatgggaaacttgacaagtTCATATTTTTGGCCAACATCTATCACTGTCTATCTATCACAAAAAGGCATCCAGATGGTTACAGTGCCTCACCGCTGCCAGCTAATATTTTGAGTTTATTTGACATCATCACATAACATCACTGACATCTGAGGGTCTTCTACAATTGTTAACCACAGGAGAGCAAATGTTTATGCAAAAATAACATTTCAGTGTGTTATGTAGTTCCTGAGATATGGCCATTAACATATTTTCAGCAAAGACTTGCTCTGTGACCATGATCTTTGACCCTGACATGACCTGTGTTGCAAGAGGATAGTCCACTGACTATACCCACCAAGTCTGACTGAAACTGCTCTTTGAGATTTAAAGATACCACTgtggatagacagacagacatacccaTTACACCAGCCTCATTCTGCTTCATGACGAGGCTAAAGAGTTACTGCTTATTTAGCTGTAAAACTTTGTGCACTGTCTGACAGAAAACAGCTGCTCTTCCCAAAAGTTTGACTCAACTGTCAAGAGATATGGCTGAATTCCTCAGCATAAAAATTTCATCACACAGCTGCAGCCTCCTCAGAGATATTGTTCATCTGTGGGAGGTTTAAACCGCTTAGCTCTTTATGGCATGTGGTCTACAGATGCATTGCTTTGAACAAAACTTGGCAACCATGCCTCATCTAACCATAACTGACTTTTAAATGTAATACAAGCACAAATCATCAGCTTTGGTCAATTTGAAAGGGAAAATGTTGCCTTTCAAGTCCACTCTGATACACAGTGTGAGGATAGCTGTTAAGACAGCAATATTCTATGGTTCTGTCAGTCACAGGACAATTTAAAATCACAAATGCTGTTACTGAGCTGAGATCCACACATGGtggtgtatcaatcaatcaacatgacaagcacaacagcaaaacataCGATCCTCCAAAAATGTCTGCAGGAAATTAAGGGAGCAAGCAAATACACCCCAGTGAAGAAATTTCAGTGCAATATTTTAAGAATGACTGGCTGGTGCCACTATGAGCACAGGGTTGGAAAAACCACAGATGGAGCAATATGGATGAAAACAGTGCAACAAGAGAACCATACTGTGTCATTCAAACAAAATTATCCCATCTTAAACAGAAAGGACACTTGTTATCTTGCATGGTTTTCAAGGAACACAAACTGTGGTGAAAATAACATGATACAGTGATCGCTATTCAAGACCAAGTGCGACTGTTTCAACATCTTTCAAAAGACAACAGGACTGGCAGAGCCAAAATGTATCAGAAGCGCTGCTtccttggttcaagcttcaagcagacccgctgcagaaatgataattttcccaataaaaacaccctcaaaaataacGGCCACTCCGGCGTAATGTCAAATGAAGGGCCGATGGAATCGTTAAGCCAAAAGGCGACTGATATTGGTGGATCAaaccatttcttaatgattcttaaacaggaaccggttttcgatacccaaccctaatgttGACTTAGTAGTACCGAGTTTCACTAAGATCAGGCAAAAAATTATTTTTCCCAACTTGTGCTGAGTGGTGTGCCTGCTTAAGAGGACTTGGTGTCAAACAACCAGTTGACTGCTGCACAGTGAAAAGTCAGATGAGGTACACCAAGTTGTAACTGGGCCTGTTACAGCACCAAATTTATCCAGGTGTAAGACTTATTTGATAAAAGAAAGATCATGATCAATGTTGCTCCATTATTCTGAAAACTTGAACAAACTGAAACCCAATTGCCATCACACACATACAAAGGAAGGCAAAGAAAGGGTGGGCGCAAAAATAACTGGTCACTTTTATAGACCAATTGGCCCCCAGTCTGCTTCTTGTTTGTCACAACCAAGAGGGGCATAAATACTATTTGCTCGCATGTATTAGACATTGATGGTAATCACTCTTCCATGATGAAATACCTAAATACATAAACTGTTCATCCTCTGGACTGGAGGTCTGCTTGTGCATGTAATTGACAAATATAATATACATTCACTCATTTTGTAACCTCCTTACTGCAAACAA comes from the Thalassophryne amazonica chromosome 8, fThaAma1.1, whole genome shotgun sequence genome and includes:
- the prickle1a gene encoding LOW QUALITY PROTEIN: prickle-like protein 1a (The sequence of the model RefSeq protein was modified relative to this genomic sequence to represent the inferred CDS: deleted 2 bases in 1 codon) — protein: MSLASAAAGFQGGARQRDVMMEQKVSKLAFQRSSTSDDDSGCALEEYTWVPPGLRPDQVQLYFSCLPEDKIPYVNSPGEKFRITQLLYQLPPHDNEVRYCQSLSEEEKKELHMFSAQRKKEALGRGAVKLLPRSHLNTVCEHCSEKVNGGEMVVFVSRAGPGVSWHPACFTCSTCNEVLVDLIYFYHDGKIHCGRHHAELLKPRCSACDEIIFADECTEAEGRHWHMKHFSCFECETILGGQRYIMKDGRAYCCGCFESLYAEYCEACGEHIGVDHAQMTYDGLHWHATETCFSCVQCKSSLLGCPFLPHQGRIYCSKACSLGEDVHASDSSDSAFQSARSRESRRSVRVGKSSRSADQCRQSLLFSPAINYKFPGLTGNAEDTLTNKLAHMTLSDEHFWRGRPDETEAPEDQEEEWAEHEDYMTQLLLKFGEHGLFQQASDSRPTDFWLPERDVKAKQEPSKSAGGSSGGRGSLASKKYQADMYWTQSQDGLGDSAYGSHPGPASSRKIQELELDHGAGGGFQGEEQQWYNDSLECISDEFKKTEQSVRDSMDSLALSNITGASVDGDGKDRSLVYSLQGYHELETEDCEKTSNMGTLNSSVLHRSTNSLKSLVSEQDGEVEENLPEEAAEDKPKPHVPALRRARSQTRNQQVKFSDDVVDNGHYGHSQVRQPPMSERTRRRVYHFDERTQEIHPGSHQHHHHHHHRRHHSRKSRSDNALNLLPKERAHMDYRVEQRRNGSGPKGRQAFHGHHNPASISEYNMQNTATGKFLRLYGDDDDWCSTCSSSSSDSDEEGFFLGQPIPQPRPHRHYYNDDLPNPVGGIPSPPYGPRTKSRKKKGHKEKNCIIS